From Perognathus longimembris pacificus isolate PPM17 chromosome 4, ASM2315922v1, whole genome shotgun sequence, one genomic window encodes:
- the LOC125350179 gene encoding UDP-glucuronosyltransferase 1A9-like, which yields MAALLLAARPMASAVLPALLPLCACLLLASGFAQAGKLLVVPMDGSHWLSMRSVVEKLSQRGHEVVVVVPEVSWMLGSSLNLTVKTYSTSHTLEDFEQEFKVFIDTQWEKQEGGIFSLLMGSSIPFFELVFSHCRSLFNDKELVEFLKESSFDAVFLDPFDMCGLIVAKYLSLPSVLFARRIFCHYLEEGAQCPAPRLMFPEASWVLQMP from the coding sequence ATGGCAGCCTTGCTCCTGGCCGCACGCCCCATGGCTTCCGCAGTCTTGCCTGCCCTCCTGCCTCTGTGTGCGTGTCTGCTGCTGGCCTCCGGCTTTGCCCAGGCGGGCAAGCTGCTGGTGGTGCCCATGGATGGCAGCCACTGGCTCTCCAtgcgctctgtggtggagaaacTCTCCCAGCGAGGGCACGAGGTGGTCGTGGTTGTGCCCGAGGTGAGTTGGATGCTGGGCAGCTCGCTGAACTTGACAGTGAAGACGTACTCAACCTCTCACACGCTGGAGGATTTTGAGCAGGAGTTCAAGGTTTTTATTGACACGCAGTGGGAAAAGCAGGAAGGAGGTATCTTTTCTCTACTAATGGGCTCTTCCATTCCATTTTTTGAGTTGGTTTTTTCACATTGTAGGAGTCTGTTTAATGACAAGGAATTGGTAGAATTCCTGAAGGAGAGTTCTTTTGATGCTGTGTTTCTGGATCCTTTTGATATGTGTGGCTTAATTGTTGCCAAGTATTTGTCACTCCCCTCTGTGCTCTTTGCCAGGAGAATATTTTGTCATTATCTTGAAGAAGGAGCTCAGTGCCCTGCTCCCCGTCTTATGTTCCCAGAGGCGTCTTGGGTTTTACAGATGCCATGA